The following are encoded together in the Silene latifolia isolate original U9 population unplaced genomic scaffold, ASM4854445v1 scaffold_85, whole genome shotgun sequence genome:
- the LOC141640496 gene encoding uncharacterized protein LOC141640496, whose translation MWDDLHDHFGVVDGSRIQQLKSALRDCRQTEDMSVAVYYGKLCQLWGELDSHEPIITCDCCDKCTSGTQYAARRASDRLHQFLLGLLPTPYSSLRSVILAQVPLPSVARAFNMISQEERVRGIDRTNDTSTDVSTFNVKPRFDSRQPPKDPSQMTRTERQQLRCNNYEIPEWWYELKGIKPPGSRGNKAGRGRGGGRSGSSRSRDEGNGRGEGKSNSAANTVNVAPPATDEYTPNASASRVTVYGTPTHTHSTHSGKWLLDTGCSYHVTGNFALLTNVQNIPSKVVGLPDGSTVSASKLGRVVLTRNLCLDSVLFVPQLQCNLISASQLCDALNCEFITNATTCIIQDQGTKAMIGMVERHDGLYYLRTDDDN comes from the exons ATGTGGGATGACCTTCACGATCATTTTGGCGTTGTTGATGGGTCCCGAATTCAGCAGCTGAAATCCGCACTCCGCGATTGTCGTCAAACAGAGGATATGTCGGTAGCTGTTTACTATGGTAAGCTCTGTCAATTATGGGGTGAATTAGATTCTCATGAACCGATTATTACATGTGATTGTTGTGATAAGTGTACTAGTGGGACGCAATATGCGGCTCGTCGTGCCTCTGATCGTCTTCACCAGTTTCTTCTTGGCCTTCTCCCGACCCCGTACTCGTCTCTTCGCTCTGTAATTTTAGCCCAAGTACCTCTGCCCTCCGTGGCTCGGGCATTTAATATGATTTCTCAAGAGGAACGTGTCCGGGGCATTGATCGCACGAATGACACATCCACTGATGTTTCTACATTCAATGTAAAACCACGGTTCGATTCCCGCCAGCCGCCTAAAGACCCCTCTCAAATGACTCGGACTGAACGACAACAACTTCGGTGTAACAATT ATGAAATTCCCGAATGGTGGTATGAATTGAAGGGAATAAAACCTCCGGGTTCTCGCGGTAATAAGGCTGGCCGTGGTCGTGGTGGGGGGAGGAGTGGCTCCTCTCGCTCTCGGGATGAGGGTAATGGCAGGGGTGAGGGTAAAAGTAATTCAGCTGCCAACACTGTAAATGTCGCACCTCCTGCTACCGATGAGTATACACCAAATGCTTCCGCTTCTCGCGTAACCGTATACGGTACTCCAACTCACACTCATTCCACTCATTCCGGTAAGTGGTTACTTGATACGGGTTGCTCTTATCATGTAACGGGCAATTTTGCGTTATTAACCAATGTGCAAAATATACCCAGTAAAGTCGTGGGTTTACCCGATGGGTCAACCGTTTCAGCCTCAAAATTGGGCCGTGTGGTGCTGACTCGCAACTTATGTCTGGACTCCGTTTTATTTGTCCCTCAATTACAGTGTAATTTGATTTCGGCATCACAATTATGTGACGCCTTAAATTGCGAGTTTATTACTAATGCTACCACTTGTATCATACAGGACCAGGGTACGAAGGCGATGATTGGCATGGTTGAGAGGCACGATGGACTATATTACTTGCGGACTGACGATGATAATTGA